A genomic stretch from Gopherus flavomarginatus isolate rGopFla2 chromosome 3, rGopFla2.mat.asm, whole genome shotgun sequence includes:
- the LOC127046313 gene encoding zinc finger and SCAN domain-containing protein 20-like, translating into MPPRPKRAPAWNNSELQDLISVWGEEAVQAQLRSRRRNYDTYGQISQSLLRRGHEWDVLQCRVKIKKLRSAYCKAREGNRRSGAAPTTCRFYKELDAILEGDPTDNPRTTMESSEQGEVGEGVEEADSEATGVEGDTLESQEACSQELFSSQEEASQSHQLEVAGEEETEERARVTLTNAAGSPASRRLQNLRKNPRKSKEELIKAVMIHYNRESRKTQEWREKMYEWRQTESWRKELAIKKTSKQMISLLARQTESFESLVAMQADLYRGNPHPSQSSLSCSPVFAQNTFLQQPVSYYLQLPPTPVRSPTSPDNYNSYPVHSTSITLQHSNPEVQQTLNSNQNRTYSNL; encoded by the exons atgcctccacgccccaaacgagccccagcatggaacaattccgagctgcaggacctcatcagtgtttggggtgaggaagctgtgcaagcacagctgcgctccagaaggagaaattatgatacctatgggcagatatcgcagtccttgctgagaaggggccatgaatgggacgtgttgcagtgcagggtcaaaataaaaaaactgaggagtgcttactgcaaagcccgtgagggaaatcgccgctcaggagctgcccccacaacctgccgtttttacaaggagctggatgccatacttgaggGTGACCCCACTGACAAtccaaggaccacgatggagagttcagagcagggagaagtgggggagggtgtagaggaagccgacagtgaggctactggcgtggagggagacaccctggagtcccaggaggcatgcagccaggagctcttctcaagccaggaggaggctagccagtcgcatcagctggaagttgctggtgaggaagaaactgaggagcgtgctcggg tgaccttgactaatgcagctggatcaccggcctcacgtcggttgcagaacttgagaaaaaatccccgaaaatcaaaagaagaattgatcaaagcagttatgattcactacaacagagaaagtaggaagacgcaggaatggagagagaaaatgtatgagtggaggcaaacagaaagctggagaaaggaattggctatcaaaaaaacctcaaagcagatgataagcctcctggctcgccaaactgagtctttcgagtctctcgtagccatgcaggcagatctgtaccgtggtaacccacacccttcccaaagctctctttcttgttccccagtatttgcacaaaacacctttctccagcagccagtttcttattacctccagctgcccccaacacctgtacgatcacctaccagccctgataactataattcttaccctgtgcactccacctccattaccctgcagcatagtaatcctgaagtgcagcagacattgaacagtaatcaaaacaggacatattcaaacctctga